A genomic stretch from Thermomonospora umbrina includes:
- a CDS encoding serine hydrolase, which translates to MWSSDIEDWKTLGGGLESTVVDLARFGDKLARNEIISPTSQTTMWTPPDTTNPYAYGWEMDSTIPGRLIATKTGRQNPGALSYLEIHPDQNITIAVLMNSTRMLDTNRARTLGVCIRNIILSPTTSTATC; encoded by the coding sequence ATGTGGTCCAGCGACATCGAGGACTGGAAGACCCTGGGCGGCGGCCTGGAATCGACGGTCGTCGACCTGGCCCGCTTCGGTGACAAGCTCGCTCGGAACGAGATCATCTCCCCGACCTCCCAGACCACCATGTGGACCCCGCCCGACACCACCAACCCCTACGCCTACGGCTGGGAGATGGACTCCACCATCCCCGGTCGCCTCATCGCCACCAAGACCGGGAGGCAGAACCCCGGCGCCTTGTCCTACCTGGAGATCCACCCCGACCAGAACATCACCATCGCCGTCCTGATGAACAGCACCAGGATGTTGGACACCAACAGGGCGAGGACCCTCGGCGTGTGCATCAGGAACATCATCCTGAGCCCCACCACATCCACGGCCACCTGCTGA